One Scleropages formosus chromosome 8, fSclFor1.1, whole genome shotgun sequence DNA window includes the following coding sequences:
- the ap3m1 gene encoding AP-3 complex subunit mu-1 yields the protein MIHSLFLVSTAGHIFLEKHWKSVISRSVCDYLFEAQGKASAPENVPPVIATPHHYLISVYRDRIFFVAVIQTEVPPLFVIEFLHRVAETFQDYFGECSEASIKDNVVIVYELLEEMLDNGFPLATEANILKEMIKPPTILRSVVNTITGSSNVGGTLPTGQLSNIPWRRTGVKYTNNEAYFDVVEEIDAILDKSGTVVFAEIQGVIDACVKLSGMPDLTLSFVNPRLLDDVSFHPCVRFKRWEAERVLSFIPPDGNFRLMSYHVNAQNLVAIPVYVKQNVSFFETGSSGRLDITVGPKQTMGKTIEDVVITVHMPKVVLNANLTTNQGTSTYDPVTKVLVWDIGKLNQQKVPNLKGSLSLQSGAPRPDENPTLNIDLRIQQLAISGLKVNRLNMFGEKYKPFKGVKYVTKAGKFQVRT from the exons ATGATCCACAGCCTGTTCCTGGTGAGCACGGCGGGCcacatcttcctggagaagcaCTGGAAGAGTGTCATCAGCCGCTCCGTGTGCGACTACCTGTTCGAAGCTCAGGGCAAGGCGAGCGCCCCCGAGAACGTGCCGCCGGTGATCGCGACCCCGCACCACTATCTGATCAGCGTCTACCGCGACAGGATCTTCTTTGTGGCCGTCATCCAGACGGAGGTGCCGCCGCTCTTCGTCATCGAGTTCCTGCACCGGGTTGCCGAGACTTTCCAG GATTACTTTGGGGAGTGTTCGGAGGCCTCCATCAAGGACAACGTGGTGATCGTCTACGAGCTGCTCGAGGAGATGCTGGACAACGGCTTTCCGCTGGCCACTGAGGCCAACATCCTGAAGGAAATGATCAAGCCTCCCACAATTCTGCGCTCCGTGGTCAACACTATCACAG ggaGCAGTAATGTTGGAGGAACGCTGCCCACAGGCCAGCTGTCGAACATCCCTTGGCGGCGTACAGGAGTGAAGTACACCAACAACGAGGCATACTTTGATGTGGTGGAAGAAATAGATGCTATTTTGGACAAGTCAG GAACCGTCGTGTTTGCCGAAATCCAGGGTGTAATCGATGCTTGTGTGAAGCTCTCTGGGATGCCAGACCTGACGCTGTCTTTTGTG AACCCCCGTCTCCTCGATGATGTGAGCTTCCACCCCTGCGTACGCTTCAAGCGCTGGGAAGCAGAGCGGGTGCTCTCCTTCATTCCCCCTGACGGAAACTTTCGACTAATGTCATATCACGTCAATGCCCAAAA CTTGGTTGCCATTCCTGTGTATGTGAAGCAGAACGTCAGTTTCTTTGAGACTGGGTCTTCGGGCCGTCTTGACATTACAGTGGGGCCCAAACAAACGATGGGGAAAACAATTGAAGATGTGGTGATAACAGTGCACATGCCCAAGGTGGTGCTCAACGCCAACCTTACTACCAACCAGGGGACCTCTACCTACGACCCTGTAACCAAG GTGCTGGTTTGGGACATTGGAAAACTTAACCAGCAGAAGGTGCCGAATCTGAAGGGGAGTCTCAGTTTGCAGTCTGGCGCTCCTCGGCCTGATGAGAACCCTACGCTCAACATTGACCTCAGAATTCAGCAACTCGCCATCTCAG GCTTGAAGGTGAACCGTCTTAatatgtttggagaaaaatataagCCATTCAAAGGGGTCAAATATGTGACCAAAGCCGGGAAGTTCCAAGTGAGGACATGA